In Rhodothermus marinus DSM 4252, a single genomic region encodes these proteins:
- a CDS encoding sodium:solute symporter family protein → MVVFTWIDWLWVALYLLLMIGSGFFFYRLGKRSQSDFFLAGRGLPWWLPAASVYATHTATDTPMWVTGVIYRYGLAGIWYTFFSAWCAISAFVSTRIFRRSLAYTQAEWSVLRFGGLGAELIRGWMAGWQVFMNMFILGWVGIAMGKICNFLFGWAPWVGLVVFSGACAIYVLAAGYWGVVVADFQQGIIAFFVIVLVSIWGIAEAGGPSAIVQKLTEMGEAHRLDPFAFTGWFTGDFPVAWFLTMLFIALLGGFGMGTTIDWFAEAQRIQSARTVRDASYSIWWGSALVLMRNALWAVAILAFYVMFPDIENTAEYELGWFRLGFDFLPAGLMGFFFAAIVAIHLSTISTHLNLGALYATRDIYQHYVKPHASERELVWVGRIATLILLIGSLVYGLMMEEITSWLIFALWIMAAGVWLPNILQVVWWRFNAWGYLSAWIANLGFSWLVVWVLPAFGILPPLADYEQFWLLMVLGALVYIPVTLLTPPEDMDHLVKYYVMARPIGWWGPVRREAERRGLLTPKGQPAFVDPNQTRPS, encoded by the coding sequence TATGCCACGCACACGGCCACCGACACGCCCATGTGGGTGACGGGCGTCATCTATCGCTACGGTCTGGCCGGCATCTGGTACACGTTCTTTTCGGCCTGGTGCGCCATCAGCGCGTTCGTCTCTACGCGGATCTTCCGGCGCTCGCTCGCCTACACGCAGGCCGAGTGGAGCGTGCTGCGCTTCGGCGGACTGGGCGCCGAGCTGATCCGCGGCTGGATGGCCGGCTGGCAGGTCTTCATGAACATGTTCATCCTGGGCTGGGTGGGCATCGCGATGGGGAAGATCTGCAATTTTCTGTTCGGCTGGGCGCCCTGGGTGGGGCTGGTCGTCTTTTCGGGCGCCTGTGCCATCTACGTGCTGGCGGCCGGTTACTGGGGCGTGGTAGTGGCGGACTTCCAGCAGGGCATCATCGCGTTTTTCGTGATCGTGCTCGTCTCGATCTGGGGCATCGCCGAGGCGGGGGGACCGTCGGCCATCGTGCAGAAGCTCACCGAGATGGGCGAGGCGCACCGGCTCGACCCGTTCGCCTTCACGGGCTGGTTTACGGGCGACTTTCCCGTGGCCTGGTTTCTGACCATGCTGTTCATCGCGCTGCTGGGCGGTTTCGGCATGGGCACGACGATCGACTGGTTCGCCGAAGCCCAGCGCATTCAGTCGGCGCGCACCGTACGCGACGCCAGCTACAGCATCTGGTGGGGCAGCGCGCTGGTGCTCATGCGCAACGCGCTCTGGGCCGTCGCCATCCTGGCGTTCTATGTGATGTTTCCGGACATCGAAAACACGGCCGAGTACGAGCTGGGCTGGTTCCGGCTGGGCTTCGACTTTCTACCGGCCGGCCTGATGGGCTTTTTCTTTGCCGCCATCGTGGCCATTCATCTTTCGACGATCTCCACGCACCTGAACCTGGGCGCGCTCTACGCCACGCGCGACATTTACCAGCACTACGTCAAACCGCACGCTTCCGAGCGCGAGCTGGTGTGGGTGGGCCGCATCGCCACGTTGATTCTGCTCATCGGCTCGCTCGTCTACGGGCTGATGATGGAAGAGATCACTTCGTGGCTGATCTTTGCGCTGTGGATCATGGCCGCGGGCGTGTGGCTGCCCAACATCCTGCAGGTGGTCTGGTGGCGCTTCAATGCCTGGGGCTATCTTTCGGCCTGGATCGCCAATTTGGGCTTCAGCTGGCTTGTCGTGTGGGTGCTGCCGGCCTTCGGTATTTTACCGCCGCTGGCCGACTACGAGCAGTTCTGGCTGCTGATGGTGCTGGGCGCGCTCGTGTACATTCCGGTGACGCTGCTGACGCCGCCGGAAGACATGGACCATCTGGTAAAATACTACGTGATGGCCCGACCGATCGGCTGGTGGGGCCCCGTGCGCCGGGAGGCCGAGCGCCGCGGGTTGCTCACGCCGAAGGGCCAACCGGCTTTCGTCGATCCGAATCAGACCAGACCCTCCTGA